Proteins from one Bactrocera neohumeralis isolate Rockhampton chromosome 3, APGP_CSIRO_Bneo_wtdbg2-racon-allhic-juicebox.fasta_v2, whole genome shotgun sequence genomic window:
- the LOC126753333 gene encoding C-type lectin lectoxin-Lio2-like, whose protein sequence is MLFSKNLFLLPAITLLLLARVAAQTTTSESYELSKDDMTYGDYETTEDRSGQLIVSHDTPFSPQRKYIVTLIKLNWFAAYAFCEQNGWSLVSIESAAEQFQVQNYINYFNLESSDFWTSGNKLADLQNFRWGYNGSKFSYTNWAMGEPNNFMGGQHCVKLLENSLKWDDDFCENSHHFICQMDRYPTTNMGPS, encoded by the exons AtgttattttcgaaaaacttatTCCTGTTGCCGGCAATCACACTTCTGCTGCTAGCTAGAGTTGCTGCCCAAACAACAACTTCAGAATCTTACGAGCTTTCAAAGGACGACATGACCTACGGAGATTATGAGACCACAGAAGATAGGTCCGGGCAGCTAATCGTCAGTCACGACACACCCTTTTCTCCGCAGCGCAAATACATTGTCACCCTGATCAAG CTGAACTGGTTTGCAGCTTATGCTTTCTGCGAGCAAAATGGTTGGTCGCTGGTCAGCATTGAATCTGCAGCGGAGCAATTTCAAgtgcaaaattatataaattacttta ATCTGGAGAGCAGCGATTTCTGGACTTCTGGCAATAAGTTAGCTGACTTACAGAACTTCCGTTGGGGTTACAATGGTTCCAAATTTAGTTATACGAACTGGGCAATGGGTGAACCCAATAATTTTATGGGCGGTCAGCATTGTGTGAAATTACTGGAGAACTCTTTGAAGTGGGATGATGATTTCTGCGAGAATAGTCATCATTTCATTTGTCAAATGGATAGGTATCCAACCACCAATATGGGGCCGTCATAG